One segment of Accipiter gentilis chromosome 26, bAccGen1.1, whole genome shotgun sequence DNA contains the following:
- the LOC126050770 gene encoding protocadherin gamma-A12-like: protein MAEREGSWGQQKRALLWCVLVAAWQAAWGQLRYSVPEEMPKGSFVGDVAKDLGLELPALRERGVRILDRGRTQYFALHGKTGHLVTAERIDREQLCESVQRCVLRCEVIVEGEMKFYEIEVEITDINDNAPSFREAETELRMSETTAAGSRFPLARAHDPDSGRNSLQSYELSGDEHFSLAVQAGPGGEQRPELVLAKALDREEAAFHELVLRASDGGEPARTGTARIRVAVLDANDNAPVFSQAEYTLRVPEDVPVGSTLVTVTATDADEGIYGSVKYSFHTVSVKASQIFQPDTETGAITLVRSLDFEEGNSHELEVQARDGGGLFDTAKVAITVTDVNDNAPELTVSSALSAISEDAPPGTVVALLHVQDRDSGANGEVRCSIDGGVPFRLRSSQGSYYSVVTARDLDREEVAEYNVTVRAADGGSPALWSSAVLALRVLDVNDNAPVFAEARYSARLPENNAAGALVLTVRAADADWGQNARVRYRLSEGRVRGAPLSSYVSVQAETGALYALRSFDYEEVREVGLWVRAEDGGAPALSSNVSVRLVIVDENDNAPQVLYPPPAPAPGAGWAGAELAPRSAEPGALVAKVVAVDADAGQNAWLSYELAKATEPGLFRVGLHSGEVRTARFPLARDAARQSLVVVVKDHGRPALSATATLTVVLAESVAELLSELGSAAAAAPGEPAGSLTRWLVVAVAAVSCLFLAFLLLLLALRLRRWRRSQLLAAGSGALRGVPASHFVGIDGVRAFLHSYSHEVSLTADSRKSQLRLSGGSCCDTLPARPLAEASGDLIPAGDHVAENGGQVSFQVP from the coding sequence ATGGCGGAGAGAGAAGGGAGCTGGGGCCAGCAGAAGAGAGCCCTGCTGTGGTGCGTCCTGGTGGCGGCGTGGCAGGCGGCGTGGGGGCAGCTGCGCTACTCGGTTCCCGAGGAGATGCCGAAGGGCTCGTTCGTGGGCGACGTGGCCAAGgacctggggctggagctgccggcGCTCCGCGAACGCGGCGTCCGTATCCTAGACAGAGGTAGGACGCAGTATTTCGCTCTGCACGGGAAGACGGGACATTTGGTGACGGCGGAGCGGATAGACAGAGAGCAGCTCTGCGAAAGTGTGCAGCGATGCGTGCTGCGCTGTGAGGTGATAGTGGAGGGGGAAATGAAATTTTACGAAATCGAAGTGGAAATCACGGACATTAACGACAACGCGCCCAGCTTCCGAGAGGCGGAAACGGAGCTGAGAATGAGCGAGACAACAGCCGCAGGGTCGCGGTTTCCCCTGGCCAGGGCCCACGACCCGGACTCGGGACGGAATTCGCTGCAGAGCTACGAGCTGAGCGGCGACGAGCACTTCTCGCTGGCCGTGCAGGCGGGTCCCGGCGGGGAGCAGCGTCCCGAGCTGGTGCTGGCGAAGGCGCTGGACCGGGAGGAGGCGGCGTTTCACGAGCTGGTGCTGAGGGCGAGCGACGGCGGAGAGCCGGCGCGGACGGGCACGGCGCGGATCCGCGTGGCGGTGCTGGACGCGAACGACAACGCGCCCGTGTTCAGCCAGGCGGAGTACACGCTGCGTGTGCCGGAGGACGTGCCCGTGGGCTCCACCCTCGTCACCGTCACGGCCACCGACGCCGATGAGGGCATCTACGGGAGCGTGAAATATTCGTTTCATACCGTTTCAGTGAAAGCCTCGCAGATTTTCCAGCCGGACACTGAGACGGGAGCGATAACGCTGGTGCGGAGCCTGGACTTCGAGGAAGGCAACTCGCACGAATTGGAGGTGCAGGCACGAGATGGCGGGGGCCTTTTCGATACGGCCAAAGTCGCAATCACGGTGACAGACGTCAACGACAACGCGCCCGAACTGACAGTGTCGTCGGCGCTGAGCGCGATCTCGGAGGACGCGCCGCCGGGGACGGTGGTGGCCCTGctgcacgtgcaggaccgggacTCGGGGGCGAACGGCGAGGTGCGGTGCTCGATCGACGGGGGCGTCCCGTTCCGGCTGCGGAGCTCGCAGGGCAGCTACTACAGCGTGGTGACGGCGAGGGATCTGGACCGGGAGGAGGTGGCGGAGTACAACGTGACGGTGCGGGCGGCGGACGGCGGGTCGCCGGCGCTGTGGAGCAGCGCGGTGCTGGCGCTGCGGGTGCTGgacgtgaacgacaacgcgccggtgTTCGCGGAGGCGCGCTACAGCGCCCGGCTGCCCGAGAACAACGCGGCGGGCGCGCTGGTGCTGACGGTGCGGGCGGCGGACGCGGACTGGGGGCAGAACGCGCGCGTGCGGTACCGGCTGTCGGAGGGGCGGGTGCGGGGCGCGCCGCTCTCGTCCTACGTGTCGGTGCAGGCGGAGACGGGCGCGCTGTACGCGCTGCGCTCCTTCGACTACGAGGAGGTGCGCgaggtggggctgtgggtgcggGCGGAGGACGGCGGCGCGCCGGCGCTGAGCAGCAACGTGTCGGTGCGGCTCGTGATCGTGGACGAGAACGACAACGCGCCGCAGGTGCTGtacccgccgccggcgccggcgccgggcgCGGGCTGGGCGGGCGCGGAGCTGGCGCCGCGCTCGGCGGAGCCCGGGGCGCTGGTGGCCAAGGTGGTGGCGGTGGACGCGGACGCGGGGCAGAACGCGTGGCTGTCGTACGAGCTGGCCAAGGCGACGGAGCCGGGGCTGTTCCGCGTGGGGCTGCACAGCGGCGAGGTGCGGACGGCGCGCTTCCCGCTGGCCCGCGACGCGGCGCGGCAgagcctggtggtggtggtgaaggacCACGGGCGGCCGGCGCTGTCGGCCACGGCCACGCTGACGGTGGTGCTGGCCGAGAGCGTGGCCGAGCTGCTGTCGGAGctgggcagcgcggcggcggcggcgccgggcgagCCGGCCGGCAGCCTGACGCGGTGGCTGGTGGTGGCCGTGGCGGCCGTGTCCTGCCTCTTCCtcgccttcctgctgctgctgctggcgctgcgCCTGCGGCGCTGGCGCCGCTCGCAGCTGctggcggcgggcagcggcgcctTGCGCGGCGTCCCGGCCTCGCACTTCGTGGGCATCGACGGCGTCCGCGCCTTCCTGCACTCCTACTCGCACGAGGTGTCGCTCACCGCCGACTCGCGCAAGAGCCAGCTCCGCTTGTCGGGCGGCAGCTGCTGCGACACCCTCCCGGCCCGGCCACTGGCTGAGGCTTCAGGTGATCTCATCCCTGCAGGAGATCATGTTGCCGAGAATGGTGGCCAAGTTTCCTTTCAGGTACCTTAA
- the LOC126051051 gene encoding protocadherin gamma-B2-like, whose protein sequence is MDVRPATQGRAAAGRVALLAVLLLVCCRAAPERVRYAIPEELGRGSLVGPLARDLGLSPADLPARQLRIVSGDEKQYFTLGDDNTNLLVNERIDREGICGALSPCVLSLEAVVENPFNIFHVSVTIQDINDNAPQFDREFIAIEMIESTPPGARFPLGSGRDPDIGANSLHNYQLTPNPLFTLVVRESPDGTKQPELVLEKSLDREKQRNHYLILTAVDGGDPARSGTTQIKINVTDANDNPPVFTKEIYKVRLLENVPEGSLAFQVKATDGDEGTNAEITYSFSDIANSARQLFTLDSRTGDVTVTGPLDYEEGKYYEASVEGKDGGGLSAHAKVHIDILDVNDNAPTISVLPILNPIPEDSVPSTVIAVINVRDRDSGDNGEVNCNIEGDLPFRLEPSSENTYKLIIASTLDRERVSAYNMTITATDGGSPALSSRAALVLEVSDVNDNAPVFEEAAYSAYVAENNAAGAPVLRVRARDADAGANGRVSYWLAGGSAGAAPYVSVEARSGAVYAQRSFDYEQCREFAVAVRAQDGGAPARSSTATVRVFVLDRNDNAPRVLWPAGGAGAGAGAGAAPAPAPFEVVPRSAEAGYLVAKVVAVDADAGRNAWLSYELVQAPEPALFRVGLHSGEVRTARAVSERDAAKQRLVAVVKDHGQPALSATATLHVVLAESLQEALPELSERAAGADSPAELQFYLVLALALLSALFLLSVALAVLARVRRAGPPAVLRCLGAQRFSVAGAAFPADFCEGTLPYSYNLCVAPGRAVAEGAWLPPPLPSLAAEELLGAEPCGKRSPTSSAGAGEPPADAEAPQVCKPAQSLSLSLS, encoded by the coding sequence ATGGATGTCCGACCGGCAACGCAGGGCCGGGCAGCAGCCGGGCGGGTCGCGCTGTTggcggtgctgctgctggtgtgcTGCCGGGCGGCGCCGGAGCGGGTCCGCTACGCCATCCccgaggagctgggcagaggctcGCTGGTGGGGCCGCTGGCGCGGGACCTGGGGCTGAGCCCGGCCGACCTGCCGGCACGCCAGCTGCGGATAGTCTCTGGTGACGAAAAGCAGTACTTCACTCTCGGCGACGATAATACAAATCTGCTGGTAAACGAGAGGATAGACCGAGAGGGCATCTGCGGAGCCTTGTCGCCCTGTGTCCTCAGTTTGGAGGCAGTCGTGGAAAACCCTTTCAATATATTTCATGTGAGCGTTACTATCCAAGATATCAATGACAATGCGCCGCAGTTTGACAGAGAATTTATTGCCATAGAAATGATCGAGTCCACTCCTCCTGGGGCCAGGTTTCCACTGGGCAGTGGGAGAGACCCCGATATTGGGGCGAATTCATTACACAACTACCAACTTACCCCCAACCCACTCTTCACCCTTGTAGTGAGGGAGAGTCCTGATGGGACGAAGCAGCCGGAATTAGTGCTGGAGAAAAGCTTAGAtcgagaaaaacagagaaatcacTATTTGATACTGACGGCGGTGGATGGAGGAGATCCAGCCCGGTCTGGGACCACCCAGATTAAGATTAATGTGACCGACGCAAATGACAACCCGCCAGTATTCACCAAGGAGATCTACAAAGTTCGACTGCTGGAGAACGTGCCAGAGGGCTCCTTAGCTTTTCAGGTGAAAGCTACTGACGGCGACGAAGGTACAAATGCAGAAATTACCTACTCTTTCAGTGACATCGCAAACAGTGCTCGACAGCTCTTCACGCTGGACTCCAGGACAGGGGACGTGACAGTTACAGGCCCCTTAGACTATGAAGAAGGGAAATATTATGAAGCCAGCGTTGAAGGCAAGGATGGAGGAGGGCTGAGTGCGCACGCCAAAGTACACATAGACATTCTAGATGTGAACGACAATGCGCCAACCATTTCCGTCCTCCCTATCTTGAACCCGATACCTGAAGATTCGGTCCCGAGCACAGTTATAGCTGTGATCAATGTACGTGACAGAGACTCGGGAGATAACGGAGAAGTGAACTGCAACATTGAAGGCGATTTGCCATTTAGATTAGAACCGTCATCAGAGAACACCTATAAACTAATAATAGCTAGTACCCTGGACAGAGAAAGGGTCTCCGCATACAATATGACCATCACTGCTACGGACGGGGGCAGCCCGGCGCTCTCGAGCCGCGCGGCGCTGGTGCTGGAGGTGTCGgacgtgaacgacaacgcgccggtgTTCGAGGAGGCCGCCTACAGCGCCTACGTGGCGGAGAACAACGCGGCGGGCGCGCCGGTGCTGCGCGTGCGCGCGCGGGACGCGGACGCGGGCGCCAACGGGCGCGTCAGCTACTGGCtggcgggcggcagcgcgggcgCGGCGCCGTACGTGTCGGTggaggcgcggagcggcgcggtgTACGCGCAGCGCTCCTTCGACTACGAGCAGTGCCGCGAGTTCGCGGTGGCGGTGCGGGCGCAGGACGGCGGGGCGCCGGCGCGGAGCTCGACGGCGACGGTGCGCGTCTTCGTGCTGGACCGCAACGACAACGCGCCGCGGGTGCTGTGgccggcggggggcgcgggggcgggcgcgggggcgggcgcggccccggccccggccccgttcGAGGTGGTGCCGCGGTCGGCCGAGGCCGGGTACCTGGTGGCCAAGGTGGTGGCGGTGGACGCGGACGCGGGGCGCAACGCGTGGCTGTCGTACGAGCTGGTGCAGGCGCCGGAGCCGGCGCTGTTCCGCGTGGGGCTGCACAGCGGCGAGGTGCGGACGGCGCGGGCCGTGTCGGAGAGGGACGCGGCGAAGCAGCGGCTGGTGGCCGTGGTGAAGGACCACGGGCAGCCGGCGCTGTCGGCCACGGCCACGCTGCACGTGGTGCTGGCCGAGAGCTTGCAGGAGGCGCTGCCGGAGCTGAGCGAGCGGGCGGCGGGCGCCGACTCGCCGGCGGAGCTGCAGTTCTACCTGGTGCTGGCGCTGGCGCTCCTCTCCGCCCTCTTCCTGctgagcgtggcgctggccgtgCTGGCGCGggtgcgccgggccgggccgcccgccgtCCTGCGCTGCCTGGGCGCGCAGCGCTTCTCCGTGGCCGGCGCCGCCTTCCCGGCCGACTTCTGCGAGGGCACCTTGCCCTACTCCTACAACCTGTGCGTGGCGCCGGGCCGCGCCGTCGCCGAGGGCGcttggctgccgccgccgctgcccagcCTGGCCGCGGAGGAGCTTCTCGGCGCGGAGCCCTGCGGGAAGCGGAGCCCGACCAGCAGCGCCGGCGCGGGAGAGCCGCCCGCGGACGCCGAGGCCCCGCAGGTCTGTAAGCCCGCGCAGTCCTTGTCTCTGAGCCTTTCCTAA